One Helianthus annuus cultivar XRQ/B chromosome 12, HanXRQr2.0-SUNRISE, whole genome shotgun sequence genomic region harbors:
- the LOC118485092 gene encoding uncharacterized protein LOC118485092, which translates to MEKGVTYSWGANQEKAFQLLKQKLCSAPILSLPDGTVDFVVNCDASIQGLGCVLMQRKKVIAYASRQLKVQENNYMTHDLELGAMVFALKIWRHCLYGIANVVADALGRKETKPRRVLALQLTIHSNLLDQIRSAQIEVLKDENLQAESIRGMEKQLVIKSDGIRYFMERIWAPLHGNLRELMMDEAHKSWYSIHPGSDKMYQDLKILYWWPNMKVNIAAYVSKCLTCVKVKVEYQKPSGLLQQPELPMWK; encoded by the exons atggag aagggtgtcacttatTCATGGGGAGCGAATCAGGAGAAGGcctttcagcttttgaaacaaaaactctGCAGTGCACCGATATTGTCTTTACCCGATGGTACAGTTGACTTCGTGGTGAACTGCGATGcttctattcagggtctcggttgcgtttTGATGCAACGTAAGAAAGTGATagcctatgcttctcgacagttgaaagTTCAAGAGAATAATTACATGACTCATGATTTAGAGTTGGGAGCCATGGTCTTTGCACTTAAAATTTGGAGGCATTGCttgtacg GAATagctaacgttgtagctgacgccctcggCCGGAAGGAAACCAAGCCTAGACGCGTTCTAGCCTTACAGCTCACTATCCATTCTAACCTTCTCGACCAGATTCGTTCTGCCCAAATTGAAGTGTTGAAGGACGAGAACCTTCAAGCTGAATCCATTCGGGGCATGGAGAAACAACTCGTAATCAAGTCTGACGGTATTCGCTATTTTATGGAGCGAATATGGGCCCCTTTGCACGGTAATCTGAGAGAACTtatgatggatgaagcgcataagtcttgGTACTCTATTCATCCGggttctgataagatgtatcaagatctgaAAATCTTGTACTGGTGGCCGAACATGAAAGTGAACATAGCGGCGTATGtgagcaaatgcttgacttgcgtGAAAGTTAAAGTGGAATACCAAAAACCGTCTGGTTTGCTTCAACAGCCAGAACTGCCTATGTGGAAATAG